In Daphnia magna isolate NIES linkage group LG6, ASM2063170v1.1, whole genome shotgun sequence, the following are encoded in one genomic region:
- the LOC116925663 gene encoding uncharacterized protein LOC116925663 has product MDDHTKYMMNALRENGMEHETAPRLVARLQWWNQLNHFLDMLHNTEESIQNVTTGITVLMNYHELHQEEVEEDFVNLVFSRVLQDGNLSHLYAKLFKRLRKGNDKDWTQNIVRRLFQLCVDEFNTPYPDGEERALVKCRRANNVKLMASMFKREMPGVPDDWITDCADSLIHRVDQDVNEQTVQELHLFVKTLLLPEPGENCDPIHPTRQRQLLACFDAIERAASPRKIQPPSAIEKFHDKSDAKDEDVATDGCEGDSESNSKSDTENPHSSTSLSDSGSECEHCSDGYEDEVDTDTDRNDTEGYKRCDSGMKPEIEKKTVKPTGLIEGIIIWIKNAMNEKAMAKKKFEDEEKARMDQIQAEIDEMTARKLAEDEIIMQEFRADMRRKTAAAAERRILKNRIRYPVFVRRN; this is encoded by the coding sequence ATGGATGATCACACGAAGTATATGATGAACGCTTTAAGGGAAAACGGAATGGAACATGAAACTGCCCCTCGTCTTGTTGCCCGCCTGCAATGGTGGAACCAACTGAACCATTTCCTAGATATGTTGCATAACACTGAGGAGTCGATTCAAAATGTAACCACCGGAATTACAGTGCTGATGAATTACCACGAACTCCATCAGGAGGAAGTAGAAGAAGATTTTGTCAACCTTGTCTTCTCACGAGTTCTACAAGATGGTAATCTTTCGCACTTGTACGCTAAATTATTTAAGCGACTGAGGAAGGGCAACGACAAAGATTGGACCCAGAACATTGTCCGCCGTCTGTTCCAGCTGTGCGTCGATGAATTCAATACTCCATATCCTGATGGCGAGGAACGTGCCCTGGTGAAATGCAGAAGAGCAAACAACGTCAAACTTATGGCCTCCATGTTCAAGAGGGAAATGCCTGGAGTACCGGACGATTGGATCACCGACTGTGCAGACAGTTTAATCCATCGTGTCGACCAAGATGTCAATGAACAAACAGTCCAAGAGCTTCATCTCTTTGTCAAGACGCTATTACTACCCGAACCAGGTGAAAACTGTGACCCGATTCATCCGACCCGGCAAAGGCAACTGTTGGCTTGCTTCGATGCCATAGAACGCGCTGCTTCTCCACGCAAAATCCAGCCACCATCTGCGATTGAGAAATTCCACGATAAGAGCGATGCAAAAGACGAGGATGTTGCAACGGATGGATGTGAAGGCGACTCAGAGTCGAACTCAAAATCCGACACTGAAAACCCACATTCATCTACATCACTCTCTGACTCCGGATCAGAATGCGAGCATTGCTCGGATGGATACGAGGACGAAGTGGACACTGATACGGATAGGAATGATACGGAAGGGTACAAGAGATGTGATTCGGGTATGAAACCAGAGATAGAGAAGAAAACCGTCAAGCCTACAGGATTAATCGAAGGCATTATAATTTGGATAAAAAATGCCATGAATGAAAAAGCGATGGCTAAAAAGAAGTTCGAAGATGAGGAGAAAGCCCGTATGGACCAAATTCAAGCGGAAATAGATGAGATGACCGCAAGGAAGCTCGCAGAGGATGAAATAATTATGCAAGAATTTCGAGCTGACATGCGAAGGAAAACTGCGGCTGCTGCGGAAAGACGAATTCTCAAGAACAGAATCCGATACCCTGTTTTCGTGCGAAGAAATTAA
- the LOC116925664 gene encoding uncharacterized protein LOC116925664 codes for MKLISNHLFLVFLALLAIAVTGLIGSPLRLKSSQQTDIENHGKLSDLRNKIKARERHHYNGHDDGYHAPDKHNNLQLPSAFEWPKQQYESVAAYNPYNSQPQKPYSSLHTPSYDPSSFIYPLVYYTEPPTHAAYTPPFLSTPAYPQSPFSQPSTMMSPIALNQPHSTLNFTIKISKKCQKIIEDRDTLILKKYLEPILVVVQSLRIMANLNFPNFRIFSRMV; via the exons ATGAAACTTATTTCCAAC CATCTGTTTCTAGTCTTTCTGGCTCTTTTGGCAATAGCAGTCACCGGGCTTATAGGCAGCCCCTTACGGTTGAAAAGCAGCCAACAGACCGACATAGAAAATCACGGCAAACTGAGCGACCtgcgaaataaaataaaagcacGTGAAAGACATCATTATAACGGGCATGACGACGGATATCATGCACCAGACAAGCACAATAATCTTCAATTGCCATCAGCTTTCGAATGGCCAAAACAACAATACGAATCTGTCGCAGCCTACAATCCGTACAATTCTCAGCCACAAAAACCTTACTCGTCTCTACATACTCCAAGTTACGACCCGTCATCCTTCATTTATCCTCTAGTGTATTATACCGAACCACCTACTCACGCTGCTTATACGCCGCCATTTCTCTCAACCCCAGCCTACCCACAATCACCTTTTTCCCAGCCATCCACGATGATGTCCCCTATAGCCCTGAATCAACCACACAGTACCCTCAACTTTACTATAAAGATTTCAAAAAAGTGCCAGAAAATTATCGAAGACCGGGACAcactaattttaaaaaagtaccTGGAACCAATATTGGTGGTAGTGCAGAGTTTGCGAATAATGGCGAATTTGAATTTCCCAAATTTCAGGATTTTTTCCAGGATGGTCTAA
- the LOC123466328 gene encoding peroxidase-like, whose product MKTKATWILYVLIWSVHANVENDMQIQIWSVHVNAENNSQIQSIEQDAEDWNTGEGGVKWQFNCDFFGNDIRRLASTGEQCGGHCIANTRCSHFHYSDDGFCYLKNPSIGVSRTPHSGGVCGFLPWRSNVGNDWRIGARDVKWQINCDFNGNDIHKIASSGEDCSNICIAMRPCTHFRYFDGFCYMKAAPITTVRTPTNGGVCGYIPWKFDPDRDHWNPGGDGVKWLLNCDFFGHDIGKIASTGELCGGLCVANPECNHFRLHEGFCYLKKAPLSTPRTPINSGMCGFVPYRNFNDSIATCPKIDDLPSECRPIKDCAVWYDQILTIPGTACKLSDGNPGACCPDLPTNSYGPPLRTKFGRIGKKYGFNYNINTPSMNQAAEASRLQMSSMGEIEKRLTQNNILVLPGSSRAIHALVFATTAEAEKISREAIIGAYTASEIVKRFNIKPENVALALNQFNLKDTILSEMCPTDSVCNQTTIDSRYRTLEGSCNNIQHSSWGRSLTPFQRLAPSAYADGVRVPRRAKSGRELPSARLISTTVTRDVDAPSETDTTWVMQYGQFLDHDFTRTPEFRMANSSTIPCCMPNGGFIDKNLVHPECFPIEIPRGDTFFSRFGQRCMPLVRSAPGRRPDCSLGCAEQMNQFTHYLDQSNVYGSDDKLANELRTFQEGKLKVTRRSDLDLLPADDESKMSCALSKRVSGIDPPSDVKCFKAGDSPRVNEHPNLAVTHIVFLREHNRLAEELARLNSHWDDERLYQEAKRILTAQMQHITYNEWVPIIIGREKMQQLGLLPLQRGFSQDYDSNLNPTIFNEFAGAAFRFGHTLIQGRHHLTNARGTKERDILLRQHFFKTQEIYTPGNLDKFLIGLATQPGQKPEHYFSKELTNHLFEEEGKGFGLDLVSLNIQRGRDHGIPGYNAYRSMCELSAANNFNDLCDLIPSSIVDRFERLYESVDDIDLFIGSISERLAKGAVVGPTFQCLIGEQFLRLKRGDRYFYDLAGQSGSFTEEQLNEIRRTSFARLVCDNSNVRSIQPLIFKSKTAVNPIVDCESSSIPRVNLRPWQEV is encoded by the exons ATGAAAACTAAA GCCACCTGGATTTTGTATGTTTTAATTTGGAGCGTTCATGCAAACGTTGAGAATGACATGCAAATACAAATTTGGAGCGTTCATGTAAACGCTGAGAATAACTCGCAAATTCAATCGATTGAACAAGATGCGGAAGACTGGAACACTGGAGAAGGTGGAGTCAAATGGCAATTTAACTGCGATTTTTTTGGTAATGATATTCGACGATTGGCGAGTACGGGAGAACAATGCGGTGGACATTGCATTGCAAATACAAGGTGCTCCCATTTTCATTATTCCGACGATGGATTCTGTTACTTAAAGAATCCATCCATCGGGGTTTCCCGTACACCGCATAGTGGTGGAGTATGTGGGTTTCTTCCCTGGAGATCAAATGTTG GAAACGACTGGAGAATTGGCGCCCGTGACGTCAAATGGCAAATAAATTGCGATTTTAACGGCAATGACATTCATAAAATCGCGAGTTCCGGAGAAGACTGCAGTAACATTTGCATCGCTATGCGCCCATGTACCCACTTTCGCTACTTTGACGGATTTTGTTACATGAAAGCGGCACCAATAACAACTGTTCGCACACCAACCAACGGGGGAGTTTGCGGTTATATTCCCTGGAAATTCGATCCTG ATCGAGACCATTGGAACCCCGGTGGGGATGGAGTCAAGTGGCTTTTGAATTGCGATTTTTTCGGCCATGATATCGGGAAAATAGCGAGCACTGGAGAACTATGTGGCGGCCTCTGCGTCGCTAACCCCGAGTGTAATCATTTCCGTCTTCACGAAGGATTTTGCTATTTGAAGAAAGCTCCTTTATCGACTCCCCGGACACCCATCAACAGCGGCATGTGTGGCTTTGTTCCTTACAGGAATTTTAACGATTCCATAGCCACTTGTCCCAAAATTGACGATTTACCGTCAGAATGCCGTCCAATCAAAGACTGTGCTGTTTGGTACGATCAGATTCTAACTATTCCGGGAACAGCGTGTAAACTATCAGATGGAAATCCAGGAGCTTGCTGTCCAGATCTTCCTACAAATA GTTACGGGCCGCCTCTGCGAACAAAATTCGGTAGAATTGGTAAAAAATATGGTTTCAATTACAACATTAACACGCCATCGATGAACCAAGCAGCCGAGGCGAGTCGATTACAAATGAGTTCAATGGGCGAGATTGAAAAACGACTCACTCAAAATAACATTCTAGTTTTACCTGGTTCGTCTCGTGCTATTCACGCACTTGTTTTTGCAACAACTGCAGAAGCTGAAAAAATCAGCCGAGAGGCAATCATCGGAGCTTATACAGCCAGTGAAATTGTCAAAAG ATTTAATATTAAACCTGAGAATGTTGCGCTGGCATTGAACCAATTTAATTTGAAGGACACAATTTTATCTGAGATGTGCCCCACGGATTCCGTTTGTAATCAAACAACAATCGACTCTCGTTACCGAACGCTGGAAGGGTCGTGCAATAATATCCAGCATTCATCCTGGGGCAGGTCGCTCACACCATTCCAGCGTCTTGCTCCCTCTGCTTATGCTGATG GTGTCCGTGTGCCTCGACGTGCCAAAAGTGGTCGTGAACTTCCCAG TGCACGTTTGATTTCTACCACCGTCACTCGCGACGTGGACGCCCCCAGCGAGACGGACACGACATGGGTTATGCAATATGGTCAATTCCTTGATCACGACTTTACGAGAACTCCTGAGTTCAGAATGG CTAATTCCAGTACAATCCCATGTTGCATGCCAAACGGAGGATTCATTGACAAGAATCTCGTCCACCCCGAGTGTTTTCCCATTGAGATCCCGCGAGGCGATACTTTTTTCTCCAGGTTTGGACAGCGTTGCATGCCCTTGGTCCGTTCAGCTCCAGGACGGAGACCCGATTGCAGCTTAGGTTGTGCCGAGCAG ATGAACCAGTTCACCCACTATTTGGATCAATCGAATGTCTACGGATCTGATGATAAATTAGCCAACGAACTGCGTACGTTTCAAGAAGGCAAATTAAAAGTGACTCGCCGAAGTGATTTGGATTTACTCCCAGCCGATGACGAGTCCAAAATGTCCTGTGCGTTATCCAAACGAGTTTCAGGAATTGATCCACCAAGCGACGTCAAATGCTTCAAAGCAG gtGACTCGCCTCGTGTTAACGAACATCCCAATTTAGCTGTCACGCACATCGTCTTTTTACGGGAACACAATCGTCTAGCTGAAGAACTCGCCCGTCTCAATTCGCACTGGGATGATGAGCGTCTTTATCAGGAAGCCAAGCGGATATTGACTGCGCAAATGCAGCACATTACCTATAACGAATGGGTTCCTATTATTATCGGAAGGGAGAAAATGCAACAGCTCGGTTTATTGCCATTACAGCGAGGCTTTAGCCAAGATTACGATTCCAATTTGAATCCCACAATTTTTAACGAATTTGCTGGAGCTGCTTTCCGATTCGGCCACACTCTAATTCAAGGAAGGCACCA TTTAACGAACGCAAGGGGAACAAAGGAAAGAGACATTTTATTACgtcaacattttttcaaaacgcAAGAGATTTACACGCCCGGAAATCTCGACAAGTTTCTTATCGGATTGGCTACCCAACCCGGTCAAAAACCTGAACATTATTTCAGCAAAGAG CTTACTAATCATTTATTTGAAGAGGAAGGCAAGGGCTTCGGTTTAGATTTGGTTTCGTTAAACATTCAACGCGGTCGCGATCACG GTATACCTGGTTACAATGCATATCGATCCATGTGTGAACTAAGCGCTGCGAATAATTTTAACGATCTTTGTGATCTAATTCCCTCCTCG ATCGTTGACCGTTTCGAGAGGTTGTACGAGTCGGTGGATGATATCGATCTGTTTATCGGAAGCATTTCTGAACGATTAGCTAAGGGAGCTGTGGTAGGTCCCACGTTTCAGTGTCTGATTGGTGAACAGTTTTTAAGGCTAAAACGTGGTGATCGCTACTTCTACGATCTTGCTGGCCAGTCTGGTTCATTTACTGAAG AACAATTAAATGAGATCCGGCGAACTAGCTTTGCTCGTCTCGTCTGCGACAACAGCAATGTCCGCTCTATTCAGCCATTAATCTTCAAATCCAAGACTGCCGT AAATCCTATCGTGGATTGCGAGTCATCTTCAATACCGCGGGTCAATCTCCGTCCTTGGCAAGAAGTTTAA